The following proteins are encoded in a genomic region of Nitrospiraceae bacterium:
- a CDS encoding sensor histidine kinase KdpD, which produces MNQKRPDPDALLKRVQAEEARQLQGKLKIFFGANPGVGKTYAMLEAAHEQRRDGVDVVIGVVETHGRVETEALVEGLEVLPRRAFDYRGTVLQEFDLDAALARRPTIILIDELAHTNAPGMRHAKRWQDVQELLNAGINVFTTVNVQHLESLNDVVAQITGVRVRETVPDSVLERADDVELIDLPPDDLLQRLKDGKVYVPEQIQHAIRNFFAKGNLIALREMALRRTAERVDQQMEVYRRDHAVIRTWPAAETIMVCINMKPRGLRLIRAARQMAAGLHAKWIAVYVQIPRHLRQPQTERDRLVQTLRLAEQLGAEVVTLTGDNVAQELLNYARSRNVTKIIVGKPLRSWWKEWIFGSVVSDLVHHSGEIDIYVITGEAGESQSLVRRSLRKTRDMSGYGYASIGVLIATAVAWLMFPYFGVTNLVMVYLIAVVVVAIRWGRGPSVLASVLSVAAFDFFFVPPYFSFAVSDIQYLLTFGVMLVVALVISNLAVRTREQAELARFREKRMGVLYAMSRDLATHRGTSILAQLAAKHLRDVFDSQVAIFLADADRRLQLQRGEALYFEFDPKEAGVAQWVFEHNERAGLGTDTLPGASALYLPLVGSVGPIGVVAVRPSESSRILEPDQIHLLDSLVNQVALAIERARLSEEAERAHVRVETERMRNAILSSVSHDLRTPLATITGAASSLVEEQGELDSDARRELSRSIYREADRLDRLLKNLLDMMRIEAGAVQLSKEWHPVDEVVGAGLARLEGRLRDHAINTTFPPDLPLVLVDGVLLEQVVINLVENAVKYAPPGSVIDMSASATDREVVVEVADRGPGVPVGEEIRIFDKFYRAKPAREGGVGLGLTICRGIVEAHGGRIWAENRRGGGAVFRFTIPLMERQPSVESEQAAAKPV; this is translated from the coding sequence ATGAACCAGAAGCGACCAGATCCGGACGCGCTCCTCAAGCGAGTGCAGGCCGAAGAAGCCCGGCAGCTACAGGGCAAACTCAAGATCTTCTTTGGCGCCAACCCTGGCGTGGGGAAAACCTACGCCATGCTCGAGGCAGCGCACGAGCAACGTCGCGATGGGGTAGACGTCGTCATCGGCGTCGTCGAGACGCACGGGCGGGTGGAAACCGAAGCCTTGGTGGAGGGCCTCGAAGTCTTGCCGCGCCGCGCCTTCGACTATCGAGGAACGGTCCTCCAGGAATTCGATCTCGATGCGGCACTCGCGCGTCGTCCTACCATCATCCTCATCGACGAACTTGCTCACACCAACGCGCCTGGCATGCGTCACGCGAAGCGATGGCAAGATGTCCAAGAACTCTTGAACGCTGGCATCAATGTCTTCACCACGGTCAACGTACAGCATCTGGAAAGCTTGAATGACGTGGTGGCACAGATTACCGGTGTGCGTGTACGCGAGACTGTCCCGGATTCCGTGCTGGAACGGGCGGACGACGTGGAGCTCATCGACCTTCCACCCGACGACCTTCTGCAGCGCCTGAAGGATGGAAAGGTGTACGTTCCGGAACAGATCCAGCACGCCATCCGAAATTTCTTTGCCAAAGGGAATCTGATCGCGCTGCGCGAGATGGCGTTGCGGCGAACGGCCGAGCGCGTCGATCAGCAGATGGAAGTTTACCGGCGCGACCACGCGGTCATCCGAACCTGGCCGGCTGCGGAAACGATTATGGTGTGCATCAATATGAAGCCGCGGGGGCTACGCCTGATCAGGGCGGCGCGCCAGATGGCTGCCGGCCTGCACGCCAAATGGATCGCGGTCTACGTTCAGATTCCCCGGCATCTCCGTCAACCTCAGACCGAGCGGGATCGTTTGGTGCAGACTCTACGACTGGCTGAACAGCTGGGAGCCGAAGTGGTGACATTGACCGGCGACAATGTGGCCCAGGAGCTCTTGAATTATGCGCGTAGCCGGAACGTCACCAAGATTATCGTCGGAAAACCGCTTCGGTCGTGGTGGAAGGAATGGATATTCGGCTCCGTCGTGTCGGACCTTGTCCATCACAGTGGAGAGATCGACATCTATGTCATTACGGGGGAAGCAGGGGAAAGCCAATCGCTCGTCCGTCGGAGTCTCCGCAAAACAAGGGACATGTCAGGGTATGGCTATGCCTCGATCGGAGTCCTGATTGCTACAGCGGTTGCGTGGCTGATGTTCCCCTATTTCGGGGTGACAAATCTCGTAATGGTCTATCTCATTGCCGTGGTCGTGGTTGCTATTCGCTGGGGCCGCGGGCCGTCGGTGCTCGCCTCAGTGCTGAGCGTGGCGGCATTCGACTTTTTCTTTGTGCCGCCCTACTTCTCGTTTGCCGTTTCCGACATTCAATATTTGCTGACCTTCGGTGTTATGCTGGTTGTGGCGTTGGTCATCAGCAATCTCGCCGTCCGTACTCGAGAGCAAGCCGAGTTGGCGCGTTTCAGGGAAAAACGAATGGGAGTGCTGTATGCGATGAGTCGCGATCTCGCGACTCATCGCGGGACGAGCATACTGGCTCAACTTGCAGCGAAACATCTTCGTGATGTGTTCGACAGTCAGGTCGCGATTTTTCTTGCTGATGCCGATAGACGGCTGCAGTTGCAACGGGGGGAGGCGCTCTATTTTGAGTTCGACCCCAAAGAAGCCGGAGTGGCCCAATGGGTGTTCGAACATAACGAGCGAGCCGGGCTAGGCACCGATACACTGCCCGGGGCCAGCGCCCTGTACCTGCCCTTGGTTGGGTCAGTCGGACCGATAGGTGTTGTGGCGGTCCGGCCGTCTGAATCCAGCCGAATCCTGGAGCCCGATCAGATACATCTGCTCGACTCTCTCGTGAACCAAGTCGCATTGGCGATCGAACGGGCGCGTTTATCCGAGGAAGCAGAGCGGGCGCATGTGCGGGTGGAAACGGAGCGCATGCGGAATGCCATTCTCAGCTCGGTGTCTCACGATCTACGGACACCGCTGGCGACCATCACGGGTGCGGCCAGTAGTTTGGTGGAAGAACAGGGAGAACTCGACTCTGATGCGCGACGCGAGCTGTCGCGTTCCATTTATCGGGAGGCTGATCGACTCGATCGCTTGCTGAAGAACCTTCTTGACATGATGCGCATCGAAGCGGGGGCCGTTCAACTCAGTAAGGAATGGCACCCCGTGGATGAGGTCGTCGGTGCGGGTCTGGCCAGGTTGGAAGGACGGTTGCGCGACCATGCTATCAACACCACATTTCCTCCCGATCTGCCATTGGTGCTCGTGGACGGAGTGCTGTTGGAACAAGTTGTGATCAATCTCGTGGAAAACGCTGTGAAGTACGCGCCTCCAGGAAGTGTGATCGATATGTCCGCATCGGCGACCGATCGCGAAGTGGTTGTCGAAGTTGCAGATCGAGGTCCGGGGGTCCCAGTCGGCGAAGAAATCCGCATCTTCGACAAGTTCTACCGTGCCAAGCCCGCTCGTGAAGGAGGAGTCGGCCTCGGACTGACGATCTGTCGGGGTATCGTTGAAGCGCATGGCGGGCGCATCTGGGCCGAGAACCGCCGTGGAGGGGGAGCGGTGTTCCGTTTTACGATCCCATTGATGGAGCGTCAACCCTCTGTCGAATCGGAACAGGCTGCAGCGAAGCCGGTCTGA
- the secF gene encoding protein translocase subunit SecF: MLEIIGKTNIDFLGARRVAFGLSGALVLTGLFALIQIGRGAANLSIDFTGGTSVQVKFNQPIQIDGARRALEQAGLQEAELQKFSGSDRLLVRIKSSMSVEEKMTDRIISALRDAFPGHQVTVETTAEIGPTIGDKLRQDALIAIVISLAGIILYISARFELRFGIAAALAMVHDVLVVFYLLNKEITLLVVTALLTLAGYSLTDKVVVFDRIRENVRVRRREAIEITINNGINQVLSRTIVTSLTVVLVLVPLALFGGKVLHDFSLALLWGVIIGTYSSVFVASPLLLVLPGGEGRLLAHRLR; the protein is encoded by the coding sequence ATGCTTGAAATTATCGGCAAGACGAACATCGATTTTCTTGGTGCCCGCCGGGTGGCCTTCGGACTCTCAGGCGCTCTTGTCCTGACCGGACTGTTTGCGCTCATTCAAATCGGTCGTGGCGCGGCGAATCTCAGCATCGATTTTACCGGAGGCACCTCTGTGCAGGTGAAATTCAATCAGCCGATCCAGATTGACGGCGCGCGGCGCGCTTTGGAACAGGCGGGGTTGCAAGAGGCTGAATTGCAGAAGTTTTCCGGGAGCGACCGTTTGCTGGTCCGTATAAAATCGTCGATGTCTGTCGAAGAGAAAATGACCGATCGGATCATCTCCGCACTTCGCGACGCCTTTCCCGGCCATCAGGTGACGGTGGAAACCACAGCGGAGATCGGTCCGACCATTGGCGACAAACTCCGGCAAGATGCCCTGATCGCGATAGTCATTTCCCTAGCTGGAATCATCCTATATATCTCAGCCCGGTTCGAACTCCGCTTCGGCATTGCTGCGGCTCTGGCGATGGTACACGACGTGCTCGTCGTGTTTTATCTCCTGAACAAAGAGATCACGCTGCTGGTCGTGACGGCGCTGCTGACGCTAGCTGGGTATTCACTAACTGATAAGGTGGTGGTCTTTGATCGGATTCGTGAAAATGTGCGCGTGCGACGTCGCGAGGCGATCGAGATCACCATTAACAATGGAATCAATCAGGTCTTGAGCCGGACCATCGTAACCAGTCTCACCGTCGTGCTGGTACTGGTCCCCCTCGCGCTGTTCGGAGGGAAAGTGCTTCACGACTTCTCTCTGGCCTTGCTGTGGGGCGTGATCATCGGAACGTACTCGTCCGTCTTCGTCGCGAGCCCGCTGCTTTTGGTCCTGCCTGGCGGTGAAGGACGCCTGCTCGCCCATCGCTTACGGTGA
- a CDS encoding outer membrane beta-barrel protein, whose translation MNQEPEKQAKPQPPPSTASESSTDDWHYGAYLDLSYIVNFNFPENRRWRSRTTTERNNELTPNMGLVYVRKDATESSRWGTELGVQFGYDTDDFAFLNNEPKVDGADTLRHIHRANVSYLAPVGNGLTVTAGLFNSLIGYESLYAKDNFNYTRSWAADNTPYMMFGVNAKYPVNEDLTIAAFIVNHYYHLSTPNDQPSYGGQVTWKPIQRFTVTNTLYYGPDQQSTSLEFWRLFSDNSVEWKGDDVTVTLIYDIGTERILNQVGNPRTFVMAGVLQGRWHIAGPWSVALRPEFYWDRNGRWTGNQQFVKAITTTVEYKFPYMWTNTVVRLEYRYDDSTGAQGGFFTRNQVSPGVIGLTPGQQMLLLGILWTFDSP comes from the coding sequence GTGAATCAGGAGCCTGAGAAGCAAGCCAAACCCCAGCCTCCTCCATCCACAGCCAGCGAGTCATCAACAGACGACTGGCACTATGGCGCCTATCTCGACCTGAGCTACATCGTGAACTTTAATTTTCCCGAGAACCGCCGATGGCGCAGCCGAACCACGACTGAGCGCAACAATGAACTGACCCCCAACATGGGGCTTGTCTATGTCAGGAAGGACGCGACGGAATCCTCCCGCTGGGGGACGGAACTGGGTGTCCAATTCGGGTATGACACGGATGATTTCGCCTTTCTCAACAATGAGCCCAAGGTCGATGGTGCCGATACGCTGCGCCATATCCATCGCGCCAACGTGTCGTATCTGGCGCCGGTCGGAAACGGGCTGACCGTCACCGCTGGGCTGTTCAACAGCTTGATCGGGTACGAGTCGCTCTACGCGAAGGACAATTTCAACTACACTCGGTCCTGGGCAGCGGATAATACGCCGTACATGATGTTCGGTGTGAACGCTAAGTATCCGGTGAACGAGGATCTCACGATTGCGGCGTTCATCGTCAATCACTACTATCACCTGTCGACCCCCAACGATCAACCCAGCTATGGCGGACAAGTCACGTGGAAACCGATTCAGCGGTTCACGGTGACGAACACCCTCTATTATGGGCCGGACCAGCAGAGTACCTCATTGGAGTTCTGGCGGCTCTTCAGCGACAACAGCGTGGAATGGAAAGGGGACGATGTGACGGTCACTCTAATTTATGACATCGGCACGGAACGCATCCTCAATCAGGTGGGTAATCCCCGGACCTTCGTCATGGCCGGAGTGTTGCAAGGCAGGTGGCATATCGCCGGCCCCTGGAGCGTGGCCCTTCGTCCAGAATTTTATTGGGACCGGAACGGAAGGTGGACGGGGAATCAGCAGTTCGTGAAGGCGATCACCACCACCGTTGAGTACAAGTTCCCCTATATGTGGACAAACACGGTTGTCCGGCTCGAATATCGGTACGACGATTCGACCGGTGCCCAAGGCGGGTTCTTTACACGAAACCAAGTGAGTCCCGGCGTCATCGGGCTAACGCCAGGCCAACAGATGTTGTTACTCGGGATTCTCTGGACCTTCGACTCCCCATAG
- the kdpB gene encoding potassium-transporting ATPase subunit KdpB: protein MLNKESDFAEGVQTPFEPLPQPQYLRRKKPQRLLEKDTTTEALKRAFVMLRPDIQWKNPVMFVVEIGAFLTLLYVGEAALGRSTSRVPITYFVALDAWLFLTVLFANFATALAEARGKAQADSLRRARHETVAYRLTENDGVEEVSSAVLKPGDRVVVRTGQTIPGDGEIVEGVASVDESAITGESSPVIRAAASDRSGVTGGTFVLSDRIVVQITTGAGESFLDRMIAMVEGAIRQRTPNEIALTLVLSAFTLAFFIVIVPLWPMARNAEQYMMGYLGVQEPLQSLGTDIPTLVALLVCLIPTTIGALLAAIGIAGMDRALQANVIAKSGNAVELAGDIDVVLLDKTGTVTIGNRNATAFLPVERYAAADVGQLAALASAADETPEGKSIVNLFERQSRTALNVPLDARFVAFTAQTRMSGIDLPDGRRIRKGAPDAIIKFVEKHHGSVPGELSALVNSVASKGSTPLVVADTAHVIGVIPLEDILKPHMHERFERLRNMGLRTVMITGDNPLTAAAIAKLAGVDDFLAHATPEDKLAYIRREQAGGKLVAMMGDGTNDAPALAQADVGLAMNAGTEAAKEAANMVDLDSDPTKLIEVIEIGKQLLMTRGALTTFSIANDVAKYFAIIPALFAGTLPWLGAIDIMHLHSPTSAILSAVIFNALIIPALIPVALKGVRYRALGADVLLRRNLLIWGLGGVIVPFIGIKMIDLIMVGLHLVQ from the coding sequence ATGCTGAATAAAGAATCTGATTTCGCAGAAGGTGTACAGACACCATTTGAGCCTCTGCCACAACCACAGTATCTTCGCCGCAAGAAACCTCAACGGCTGCTGGAGAAGGACACGACGACGGAAGCGCTGAAGCGGGCGTTCGTCATGTTGCGACCGGACATCCAATGGAAAAATCCTGTGATGTTCGTGGTGGAGATCGGCGCGTTCTTGACGCTCTTGTACGTCGGCGAGGCAGCCCTGGGACGCTCAACAAGCCGAGTACCAATCACGTATTTTGTCGCCCTTGACGCATGGCTATTCTTGACCGTGTTGTTTGCAAATTTTGCGACTGCCCTGGCTGAGGCTCGTGGGAAAGCGCAAGCCGATTCCCTCAGACGGGCCCGCCATGAGACGGTAGCCTATCGCTTGACCGAGAACGATGGCGTCGAGGAAGTATCCTCGGCGGTTTTGAAACCGGGCGATCGTGTCGTGGTGCGCACAGGACAGACCATTCCCGGCGATGGTGAAATCGTCGAAGGGGTAGCGTCCGTGGACGAATCCGCGATTACCGGCGAATCATCGCCGGTCATTCGCGCTGCGGCCAGTGACCGAAGCGGCGTGACCGGGGGCACTTTCGTGCTTTCCGATCGCATCGTCGTTCAAATCACCACCGGTGCCGGTGAATCCTTTCTCGATCGGATGATCGCCATGGTCGAAGGCGCCATCCGCCAGCGGACTCCCAATGAGATCGCTCTGACATTGGTGCTCTCGGCATTTACCCTGGCATTCTTCATCGTCATCGTTCCGTTGTGGCCTATGGCCCGAAATGCGGAGCAATACATGATGGGCTACCTGGGTGTGCAAGAGCCCTTGCAGAGCCTCGGGACCGATATTCCGACCCTCGTTGCGCTCCTCGTCTGCCTGATTCCAACGACCATCGGCGCTTTGCTTGCCGCCATCGGAATCGCCGGCATGGATCGCGCCCTCCAGGCCAACGTGATCGCCAAAAGCGGCAATGCGGTGGAGTTGGCTGGTGACATCGACGTCGTGTTGTTGGATAAGACTGGCACGGTCACGATAGGCAACCGGAATGCCACCGCATTCCTGCCGGTCGAACGGTATGCGGCTGCCGACGTGGGACAGCTAGCTGCCCTGGCATCCGCCGCTGACGAGACGCCTGAGGGGAAAAGCATCGTGAACTTGTTCGAGAGGCAAAGTCGCACGGCGCTCAACGTGCCACTGGACGCGCGGTTCGTGGCGTTCACCGCGCAAACGCGCATGAGCGGGATAGATCTTCCGGATGGCCGGCGCATACGAAAAGGAGCCCCGGATGCGATCATCAAATTTGTCGAGAAGCATCATGGCAGCGTGCCGGGTGAGCTCAGCGCCTTGGTCAATAGCGTCGCCTCCAAAGGCTCAACTCCTCTGGTCGTCGCCGATACGGCTCACGTCATAGGGGTGATCCCACTGGAGGATATTCTAAAACCCCACATGCATGAGCGCTTCGAGCGACTCAGAAATATGGGGCTCCGGACTGTCATGATTACCGGAGACAATCCTCTCACGGCTGCGGCCATTGCCAAACTAGCGGGCGTGGATGACTTCCTTGCCCACGCCACGCCAGAGGACAAGCTTGCGTATATCCGGAGGGAGCAGGCTGGAGGGAAACTGGTAGCCATGATGGGTGACGGCACCAATGACGCTCCTGCCCTGGCTCAGGCAGACGTGGGGCTGGCCATGAACGCCGGCACGGAGGCGGCGAAGGAAGCGGCGAACATGGTCGATCTGGACAGCGATCCCACCAAGTTGATCGAGGTCATCGAAATCGGGAAGCAGCTCCTGATGACACGAGGCGCCCTGACGACCTTCTCGATCGCCAATGATGTGGCCAAGTACTTTGCGATTATCCCCGCATTGTTCGCTGGCACATTACCGTGGCTGGGGGCGATCGACATCATGCATCTGCATTCACCGACCTCAGCCATTCTGTCTGCGGTGATCTTCAATGCGCTCATCATCCCTGCGCTCATCCCGGTTGCGCTCAAGGGCGTCCGTTACCGAGCGCTTGGTGCTGATGTCCTGTTGCGCAGGAACTTGCTGATTTGGGGATTGGGAGGCGTGATCGTCCCCTTTATTGGCATCAAGATGATCGATCTCATCATGGTCGGCTTGCATTTGGTCCAATGA
- a CDS encoding response regulator — MVEGLCVTSGHEVIVLVIEDEPEIRRFLRTTLPAHGFRLYEATTGRDGLTEAKSRNPDLILLDLGLPDLDGNEVIRQVREWTATPIIVLSARDQEKMKVVALDLGADDYVTKPFGIDELLARMRTALRHVARVTEAGGESVFSFGGLRVDLGRRQVFVSGKEVHLTPIEYKLLTTLVRHAGKVLTHRQLLKEVWGPLHVDEGHYLRVYMRQLRNKLESNPAHPRYLVTELGVGYRLRTE; from the coding sequence ATGGTCGAAGGCCTCTGCGTGACGTCCGGACATGAAGTCATAGTCCTTGTGATAGAGGATGAGCCGGAGATTCGCCGGTTCCTGCGGACGACCTTGCCCGCGCACGGCTTTCGCTTGTACGAGGCCACGACGGGACGGGACGGTCTGACCGAAGCCAAATCCCGAAATCCCGATCTCATCCTGCTCGATCTTGGTCTGCCGGATCTTGACGGAAACGAAGTGATTCGCCAGGTGCGGGAATGGACTGCCACGCCGATTATCGTGCTTTCGGCACGAGATCAGGAAAAGATGAAAGTGGTGGCGCTCGACCTCGGCGCTGATGATTATGTGACGAAGCCGTTCGGGATCGATGAGTTGCTTGCAAGGATGCGCACTGCCCTCAGGCACGTTGCCCGAGTAACTGAGGCTGGCGGTGAATCCGTGTTTTCGTTCGGTGGATTGCGAGTTGATCTCGGTCGACGGCAGGTATTTGTTTCTGGCAAGGAGGTTCATCTTACGCCAATAGAGTACAAGCTCCTCACTACGCTCGTTCGGCACGCTGGAAAAGTGCTCACCCATCGACAGTTGCTGAAAGAAGTGTGGGGTCCTCTCCACGTCGACGAGGGGCATTATCTTCGAGTGTACATGCGGCAGCTACGCAACAAGCTGGAATCCAATCCGGCCCATCCCCGTTATCTGGTGACCGAACTCGGAGTCGGGTATCGACTCCGGACGGAATGA
- a CDS encoding potassium-transporting ATPase subunit C yields the protein MGNDGMNASGYLSKSIVLLSVSVVICCGIYPLLLWLIGQTLLPFQANGSLLRGPDGAIVGSRLIAQPFTKDEYFHPRPSAAAYDASASASSTLAASNYLLRDRVARALGPFVKYRSGSKAGQFVGPDVEAWFQNDRHQGRPHIVAQWATLHKGLAKAWVTADPSHSAYVQDWARTHPGVAAEWIEMNPGSSQPTAEDLAMLFFEDFSRNNPGRFPSAAVGTGLSPQSHRKVKPIKEGSEIQSIFFDMWRQDHPDEDLYEIPGDMVTTSGSGLDPHITLENAEHQLDRISTKWAANLERDPAALRSEIEQVLQENASAPFGGLAGGKIVNVLEINIELSKRYGPHHSP from the coding sequence ATGGGAAACGACGGCATGAACGCATCGGGCTATCTTTCGAAGAGCATCGTATTGCTGTCAGTCAGCGTCGTTATTTGCTGCGGGATCTATCCGCTGCTGCTTTGGCTAATCGGTCAGACCCTGCTTCCCTTCCAGGCGAACGGCAGCCTGCTGCGAGGACCCGATGGCGCCATAGTGGGCTCACGCTTGATTGCACAACCCTTCACAAAGGACGAATATTTCCATCCACGCCCTTCGGCAGCGGCCTATGACGCGTCAGCCTCGGCGTCTTCAACCTTGGCTGCGTCGAATTATTTGCTTCGGGATCGGGTGGCACGCGCATTGGGCCCATTCGTGAAATACCGAAGTGGATCGAAGGCCGGACAATTCGTGGGGCCGGATGTTGAAGCGTGGTTTCAGAACGATCGCCACCAGGGCCGCCCGCACATCGTTGCCCAATGGGCGACTCTTCACAAAGGTCTGGCCAAGGCCTGGGTTACGGCCGACCCGAGCCACAGCGCGTATGTTCAGGATTGGGCAAGAACGCACCCAGGCGTAGCAGCCGAGTGGATCGAGATGAATCCGGGGAGCTCACAGCCAACGGCTGAGGACCTGGCAATGCTGTTCTTTGAAGACTTTTCCCGGAACAATCCAGGGAGGTTCCCATCCGCCGCCGTGGGCACGGGCTTAAGTCCTCAAAGCCACAGGAAGGTCAAACCCATTAAGGAAGGCTCCGAGATTCAGTCGATATTTTTCGACATGTGGAGGCAGGATCATCCTGACGAGGACCTTTACGAGATTCCCGGTGACATGGTGACGACTTCCGGTTCGGGTCTCGACCCGCACATCACGCTTGAGAATGCCGAACACCAATTGGATCGGATCTCCACCAAGTGGGCCGCTAACTTAGAACGCGACCCGGCAGCACTCCGGAGTGAGATCGAGCAGGTGCTGCAGGAGAACGCTTCGGCTCCGTTTGGAGGGCTCGCTGGGGGAAAGATCGTGAACGTGCTGGAAATCAACATCGAGCTTTCCAAACGGTATGGACCACATCATAGCCCATAA
- a CDS encoding TIM44-like domain-containing protein has protein sequence MKGYKIRLITLGVVLPLLGTPVLSLVKAGSGYRGGRASSQGGGLSSSSVGSRGIRTFDQYGFKPIERSATPPASATATTNAAGPTARPISASSPAVQPSFLQRNPMLSGLAAGLDRSWIGHMLFGTTTAPAAEQDGMGDLSRQEEPNASGSLGPFAGLLVMVMAISVAAVYYLYRRRNGGLRPSFTRFGSAGPVPRSDPPAWVPASAGLLHPSASEPTLTVTDEEEFRRRLVQIQRAWGRQDIQSLRQIATPEMVQYFSEKLTEDISVGVENRIEDIVVMGAEIREAWAEDTRLYATVLLQWKARDCAQSLAKPSSDPGYERENEDRESRDFVEAWTFVKHREGKWLLSAIQQSE, from the coding sequence ATGAAGGGCTACAAGATACGGCTGATCACGCTCGGTGTCGTGTTGCCGCTCCTCGGAACCCCGGTTTTGAGCTTGGTGAAGGCCGGAAGCGGATATCGCGGAGGTCGAGCGTCTTCACAGGGCGGCGGTTTGTCTTCCAGCAGTGTCGGGAGTCGCGGCATTCGAACCTTCGACCAATACGGTTTCAAACCGATTGAGCGCTCTGCTACACCACCTGCATCTGCTACTGCGACAACGAACGCTGCCGGACCTACCGCTCGCCCGATTTCTGCATCGTCACCGGCCGTTCAGCCGTCTTTCTTGCAGAGGAACCCCATGCTGTCCGGCCTTGCCGCAGGATTGGACAGATCATGGATTGGCCATATGCTCTTTGGCACGACGACCGCGCCCGCGGCCGAGCAGGACGGCATGGGGGATCTCTCACGGCAAGAGGAGCCCAATGCGTCGGGTTCCTTGGGGCCATTCGCAGGCCTGCTCGTCATGGTGATGGCTATATCGGTGGCAGCCGTTTACTATCTTTACAGGAGGCGCAATGGAGGTCTTCGCCCGTCGTTTACCAGGTTTGGAAGCGCAGGCCCAGTCCCAAGGAGCGACCCACCGGCCTGGGTTCCGGCTTCTGCAGGGCTATTGCATCCTTCTGCATCAGAGCCCACCTTGACGGTCACTGATGAAGAAGAGTTCCGCCGCCGCCTAGTTCAAATCCAGAGGGCCTGGGGTCGACAGGATATTCAAAGTTTGCGCCAGATCGCGACACCGGAGATGGTTCAATATTTTAGTGAAAAGCTCACCGAGGATATCAGCGTGGGAGTCGAGAATCGAATCGAAGACATTGTCGTGATGGGCGCGGAGATCCGTGAAGCGTGGGCGGAGGATACTCGGCTGTATGCGACGGTGCTTCTGCAATGGAAGGCACGGGACTGTGCCCAATCTCTTGCCAAGCCGTCAAGTGACCCAGGCTATGAGAGGGAGAATGAGGACCGGGAATCGAGAGATTTTGTTGAAGCCTGGACTTTCGTCAAACATCGGGAAGGAAAGTGGCTCCTATCAGCCATTCAGCAGAGCGAGTAA
- a CDS encoding NAD(P)-dependent oxidoreductase — MMTTLPITPLGTSIGWIGTGVMGAAMCEHLLRAGYRVTVHSRTRAKAQPLIDRGARWAESPHEAAATSDVVFTMVGFPQDVRQVYFEADGLLAGARPRTYLIDMTTTQPSLSREIADAAEAKRLHAIDAPVSGGDVGARNGTLSIMVGGEKPVVQVVMPLFEVLGKKIVHQGGPGSGQHAKLCNQIVIAGTMVGVCESLLYGYRAGLDLNRLLDVIRSGAAACWTLENLAPRILQRNFDPGFFVEHFIKDMGIALEESRRMGLTLPGLSLVHRLYEKVQSLGHGRSGTHALMIALEDLSHITISTPAT, encoded by the coding sequence ATGATGACAACGCTACCCATCACGCCTCTCGGTACAAGTATCGGGTGGATCGGCACCGGGGTGATGGGTGCTGCCATGTGTGAACATTTGCTCAGGGCCGGCTACCGAGTGACAGTCCATTCTCGTACACGAGCAAAAGCTCAGCCGCTGATTGATCGAGGTGCCCGCTGGGCGGAGAGTCCACATGAGGCCGCCGCCACATCTGATGTCGTCTTTACCATGGTCGGATTTCCTCAAGATGTCCGGCAGGTCTATTTCGAAGCAGACGGACTCCTCGCTGGCGCTCGCCCGCGAACATACCTTATCGACATGACGACGACACAACCATCCTTGAGCCGTGAGATTGCTGACGCTGCCGAAGCCAAACGTCTCCACGCCATCGACGCGCCGGTGTCCGGTGGCGATGTCGGTGCGCGCAACGGCACACTCTCCATTATGGTGGGAGGCGAGAAGCCCGTGGTTCAGGTCGTGATGCCTTTGTTTGAAGTACTAGGGAAGAAGATTGTGCATCAGGGTGGGCCCGGTTCTGGTCAGCACGCGAAACTGTGTAACCAGATCGTGATCGCTGGGACGATGGTGGGCGTGTGCGAAAGTCTGCTCTACGGGTATCGAGCCGGTCTTGATCTCAATCGACTGTTGGACGTGATCCGAAGCGGAGCCGCGGCCTGTTGGACCTTGGAGAATTTGGCGCCGCGAATCCTCCAGCGGAATTTTGATCCAGGCTTCTTTGTCGAGCACTTCATCAAGGATATGGGTATTGCGTTGGAAGAATCGAGACGGATGGGACTCACGCTGCCGGGGCTTTCTCTCGTACATCGGCTCTACGAGAAAGTTCAAAGCTTAGGTCACGGCCGATCCGGCACCCATGCGCTGATGATCGCTCTCGAAGACCTCTCACACATCACGATCAGCACACCGGCCACATGA